A single region of the Granulicella aggregans genome encodes:
- a CDS encoding glycoside hydrolase family 32 protein, giving the protein MVALLARLAADPLRPQFHLLPPAGFLGDPCAPRFFEGSYHAFFHGSYGGRGWHHAISPDLVHWRHMPIALTPTAGGYDSYGTFTGGVLPGTGDIGTVVYTGVTKVPREKETIRNEGLREVQCIATSSQKDLAQFDKLPKAVIDGPPDGMKVTGFRDPFGWKDGDTWYVGVGSGFNKFGGALLLYRSKDARSFEYVHALAEGTWNGLDLSNPVGSAEMWECPDFFPIGEKHVLLYSTEYKTYWEVGTFDKEALKFHSEQKGKLDYGNYYAPRSMPDSQGRRILWGWVQESRPAEAIKAAGWSGAMSLPRVLSIGSDGGLQITVAKEMNQLLSEPKSLRRTDNSKSLAEQLESLALPGRSGRIVWSIQTGKPCALNLALVASGQVEPLLSVNHDGTTERPSIIVGDRVLPLHPDAAGVSRLELWLDGSVLELFVDGREVLTTRCYTFPNLDPKVTMTWTGFASGLRTLSRAIVRPISPDRLASAI; this is encoded by the coding sequence ATGGTGGCTCTCTTGGCAAGGCTCGCCGCAGACCCGCTCAGACCTCAATTTCACTTGCTCCCACCAGCGGGTTTCCTTGGTGATCCTTGTGCGCCACGCTTCTTCGAAGGCAGCTATCACGCCTTCTTTCATGGAAGTTACGGAGGCAGGGGATGGCACCATGCCATCAGTCCCGATCTCGTTCACTGGCGACATATGCCGATCGCACTGACTCCTACGGCAGGGGGATACGACTCCTACGGCACTTTCACCGGGGGAGTCCTGCCAGGCACCGGGGACATAGGCACGGTTGTCTACACGGGCGTGACCAAGGTTCCCCGCGAGAAGGAGACCATCCGGAACGAAGGCCTGCGTGAAGTGCAATGTATAGCCACCTCCAGCCAGAAAGATCTCGCTCAATTCGACAAACTCCCCAAGGCCGTAATTGACGGCCCGCCCGATGGGATGAAAGTCACCGGCTTTCGAGACCCTTTCGGATGGAAAGACGGTGACACCTGGTACGTCGGCGTCGGGTCAGGTTTCAATAAATTTGGAGGCGCTCTGCTCCTTTATCGCTCGAAGGACGCCCGGTCCTTCGAGTATGTGCATGCCTTGGCAGAAGGCACCTGGAACGGGCTGGATCTCTCCAACCCTGTCGGGAGTGCCGAGATGTGGGAGTGTCCGGATTTCTTCCCGATCGGAGAGAAGCACGTTCTTCTCTATTCCACCGAGTACAAGACCTACTGGGAGGTCGGAACCTTCGATAAGGAAGCCCTCAAATTCCACTCGGAGCAGAAAGGAAAACTGGACTACGGCAACTACTATGCTCCGCGAAGCATGCCTGATTCGCAGGGTCGACGGATCTTGTGGGGCTGGGTCCAGGAATCGCGCCCGGCAGAAGCCATCAAGGCTGCGGGATGGTCCGGGGCCATGTCACTTCCTCGCGTTCTCAGTATTGGTTCCGACGGCGGGCTTCAGATCACCGTAGCGAAAGAGATGAACCAACTCCTATCCGAGCCCAAGTCTTTGCGTCGTACCGACAATTCAAAATCTCTCGCGGAACAACTCGAATCCCTCGCTCTGCCTGGCCGAAGCGGGAGGATCGTTTGGTCAATTCAAACCGGGAAGCCCTGCGCCCTGAATCTCGCTCTAGTTGCGAGCGGCCAGGTAGAGCCATTGCTGAGCGTCAATCACGACGGCACCACCGAACGGCCTTCGATCATCGTCGGCGACAGGGTATTGCCCCTGCACCCCGACGCTGCTGGCGTTTCGCGGCTCGAGTTATGGCTCGATGGATCTGTCCTTGAACTGTTTGTCGATGGGAGAGAGGTTTTGACAACACGCTGTTATACCTTTCCGAACCTCGATCCTAAGGTCACGATGACGTGGACGGGTTTCGCATCGGGTCTGCGAACTCTCAGCCGGGCCATTGTGCGACCCATCTCCCCCGACAGACTGGCATCGGCAATCTAG
- a CDS encoding helix-turn-helix domain-containing protein, whose product MAIDICIRLGRRIRALRDAHGWNQAYLAEVSGLGKIYISQLENGRKQACIRSIETLALSFEMSVSEFLKGV is encoded by the coding sequence GTGGCAATCGACATCTGCATACGGTTAGGCAGACGTATCCGCGCATTGAGGGATGCGCACGGATGGAACCAGGCGTATCTCGCCGAAGTGTCGGGCCTCGGGAAGATTTACATCAGCCAACTTGAAAACGGTCGCAAACAGGCCTGCATCCGCAGCATTGAAACATTGGCTCTGAGCTTTGAAATGTCGGTCTCCGAATTCCTCAAAGGCGTTTAG
- a CDS encoding alanyl-tRNA editing protein: MTGTRLTFTSEVTDIRLESRSGLAARWQIALDHTLFTPAAPTGTLLAVAPSGARLEVPVLGVVEEGGTIWHVVDKPLTDGTEVTGTLTETLC; this comes from the coding sequence ATGACCGGCACACGCCTCACCTTCACCAGCGAGGTCACAGACATCCGCCTTGAATCCCGCTCCGGCCTGGCCGCCCGCTGGCAGATCGCGCTCGACCACACCCTCTTCACCCCCGCCGCCCCCACTGGCACCCTCTTGGCCGTCGCTCCCAGCGGAGCGCGCCTCGAAGTCCCAGTCCTCGGTGTTGTAGAAGAGGGGGGCACCATCTGGCACGTCGTCGACAAGCCCCTCACCGATGGCACCGAAGTGACAGGAACTCTGACCGAAACGCTCTGCTAA
- a CDS encoding IS6 family transposase yields MKVGGKWKYLFRAVDKHGRLIDFMLSDRRRNTRTARRFLRKPLTTMLPWPPSSITTDQLGSCPKAISRLQREGKVLDSTKHRTCKYLNNIIEADHGALKRAVRPARGFQTMNTAAATIKGFEVMRMIRRGHCLTCEPHFKDEVRFVNKLFDVFTIAA; encoded by the coding sequence GTGAAGGTTGGAGGCAAGTGGAAGTACCTGTTCCGCGCCGTCGACAAGCATGGCCGATTGATCGACTTTATGTTGTCAGACCGCCGACGGAACACCCGCACGGCCCGTCGTTTCCTGAGGAAACCGCTGACGACGATGCTCCCTTGGCCGCCGTCTTCTATCACCACGGACCAACTCGGCTCTTGTCCCAAAGCGATCAGCCGGCTACAGCGAGAAGGCAAGGTGCTGGATTCTACAAAGCATCGAACTTGCAAGTATCTCAACAACATCATTGAAGCAGACCATGGTGCGCTCAAACGTGCCGTTCGACCCGCTCGGGGATTTCAAACGATGAACACGGCAGCCGCTACAATCAAGGGCTTCGAAGTGATGCGGATGATCCGCAGAGGCCATTGCCTCACTTGCGAGCCGCACTTCAAGGACGAGGTGCGTTTCGTCAACAAGCTCTTCGACGTCTTCACGATCGCCGCTTGA
- a CDS encoding HesB/IscA family protein, with product MATATVTPTAEVVNAPASTTPVTLTPNAIVKVREIMSTQDPIPAGLRIGVVGGGCSGFQYSMSFENQSGMMDKVYRFDDLKVFVDATSAMYLSNCVVDYVETLEAAGFKFENAAVKSTCGCGSSFSV from the coding sequence ATGGCGACTGCTACCGTTACCCCGACTGCCGAAGTTGTAAACGCACCCGCGTCCACCACTCCCGTCACCCTGACCCCGAATGCCATCGTCAAGGTCCGCGAGATCATGTCCACCCAGGATCCCATCCCGGCTGGTCTGCGCATCGGTGTGGTCGGCGGCGGATGCTCCGGCTTCCAGTACTCCATGAGCTTCGAGAACCAGAGCGGCATGATGGACAAGGTCTACCGCTTCGACGACCTCAAGGTCTTCGTCGACGCCACCTCCGCCATGTACCTCTCGAACTGCGTCGTCGACTACGTCGAGACCCTCGAAGCCGCCGGCTTCAAGTTCGAAAACGCCGCCGTCAAGAGCACCTGCGGCTGCGGCTCCTCCTTCAGCGTCTAA
- a CDS encoding helix-turn-helix domain-containing protein, which produces MSTERLLTLLEVADMLRLSPHTIRAMCRQHKLEPVRITRRLLFRPTDVERLIAKCANGVG; this is translated from the coding sequence GTGAGTACCGAACGGCTGTTGACCTTGCTGGAAGTGGCCGACATGCTCCGGCTCTCCCCTCACACGATCCGGGCCATGTGCCGCCAGCACAAGCTGGAACCTGTCCGCATCACCAGACGGTTGCTCTTTCGCCCTACAGACGTTGAACGACTGATTGCAAAGTGCGCCAACGGAGTTGGATAG
- a CDS encoding M24 family metallopeptidase, with protein MPSSKLTSPNRRRFLLAAAAAAPALTLHAQEDYEAAKAGKLPPAIAALKPRVQEAVPITLVEREGRLEHARSLMKSKDMDALIITVGTSLNYFSGLKVGYQSERLFAWILPASGAPFVVCPAFEEGRVREGLTMAPDGAATKIHTWNEDASPYDLVARSLKERGLASGTVGVEERTQFAFADGMMHATPALKVVNGTPITAGCRMVKSPAELALMQLANDITLSVYEAAYKSAKVGMTNREFTGLIAAGYERSGVRGEASCQVGVYSALPHGSVQPQVIREGEIILIDDGCSVEGYQSDISRTFVLGKPTDKQKKVFEIVHRAQAAALSAARPGVECQAIDKAARDVIDAAGFGPDYKHFTHRVGHGIGMDGHEWPYLVRGNATKLEAGMCFSDEPGIYIEGEFGVRLEDDWYVTPDGGKMFTPTSLSLEDPFGKG; from the coding sequence ATGCCTTCATCCAAATTGACCTCGCCGAACCGGCGACGCTTCCTGCTTGCGGCTGCCGCTGCCGCTCCTGCCCTTACGCTGCATGCACAAGAGGACTACGAGGCTGCGAAGGCTGGCAAGCTGCCGCCTGCGATTGCGGCGCTGAAGCCGCGCGTGCAAGAGGCGGTTCCGATTACGCTGGTGGAGCGCGAGGGAAGGCTGGAGCATGCTCGGTCGTTGATGAAGTCGAAGGATATGGATGCTCTTATCATCACGGTGGGGACGAGCTTGAATTACTTTTCCGGGCTGAAGGTGGGATATCAGTCGGAGCGGCTGTTTGCGTGGATTCTGCCCGCGAGCGGAGCGCCGTTTGTGGTGTGCCCTGCATTTGAGGAGGGGCGAGTTCGTGAAGGGCTGACGATGGCTCCGGATGGAGCGGCAACGAAGATCCATACCTGGAACGAGGATGCGAGTCCGTATGACCTGGTGGCGCGGTCGTTGAAGGAACGCGGGCTGGCGAGCGGCACTGTGGGGGTTGAAGAGCGGACGCAGTTTGCGTTTGCCGATGGGATGATGCACGCGACTCCGGCGCTGAAGGTGGTGAATGGGACGCCGATCACGGCGGGGTGCCGGATGGTGAAGTCGCCGGCGGAGCTGGCACTGATGCAACTGGCGAACGACATTACGCTGTCAGTGTATGAGGCGGCATATAAGTCGGCGAAGGTGGGGATGACGAACCGGGAGTTTACCGGGCTGATTGCCGCGGGTTATGAGCGCAGCGGGGTAAGGGGCGAGGCGAGCTGCCAGGTGGGGGTGTATTCGGCGCTGCCGCATGGGTCGGTGCAGCCGCAGGTGATTCGCGAAGGCGAGATCATTTTGATCGACGATGGGTGTTCGGTGGAGGGGTATCAGTCGGACATCTCACGGACGTTTGTGCTGGGCAAGCCGACGGACAAGCAGAAGAAGGTCTTCGAGATTGTGCATCGGGCGCAGGCCGCGGCTCTATCGGCGGCTCGGCCGGGGGTGGAGTGCCAGGCGATCGATAAGGCGGCTCGGGATGTGATCGATGCGGCTGGTTTTGGGCCGGACTACAAGCACTTCACCCATCGCGTGGGGCATGGAATCGGGATGGATGGGCACGAGTGGCCTTACCTGGTTCGCGGGAATGCGACCAAGCTCGAGGCAGGAATGTGTTTTTCGGACGAGCCGGGGATCTATATCGAAGGGGAGTTTGGGGTTCGGCTGGAGGATGACTGGTATGTCACGCCGGATGGCGGGAAGATGTTTACGCCGACCAGTTTGAGTCTGGAAGATCCGTTTGGGAAGGGGTAA
- a CDS encoding restriction endonuclease produces the protein MRTEEIQRLSHAWLSRSESYYSMTSREFEDAIAQLFRNLGYQVKQTPYSGDGGKDAILLKNDIKYVLECKSGAQSIGRPDIQKFHSAMIHEGAVEGFYVNTGKFSPPAIEYAKEHKVKLYDRHTFSSLVAEAYPVPESASVAKTMCLRCGEIIELPVQGPARSSVCPAGHNVVSTVSLEDLGVFISGVPYCKKCNSPMRICKGYRGQFWGCPGYPKCRFTRHFGGETEATSRSRNRRGR, from the coding sequence TTGCGAACGGAGGAAATTCAACGTCTTTCTCATGCATGGCTCAGCAGGTCTGAATCCTACTACTCAATGACATCGCGGGAATTTGAAGATGCGATCGCACAGCTTTTCCGTAATCTGGGGTATCAGGTGAAGCAGACACCCTATTCGGGCGATGGGGGTAAGGATGCCATCCTACTGAAAAACGACATCAAATACGTCTTGGAATGTAAAAGCGGAGCACAATCCATCGGCAGACCGGACATCCAGAAATTTCACTCTGCGATGATCCACGAAGGGGCCGTTGAAGGGTTTTATGTGAATACCGGCAAGTTTTCTCCGCCGGCTATCGAATATGCCAAAGAACACAAAGTAAAGCTGTACGACAGGCACACGTTCTCCAGCCTTGTTGCAGAAGCTTATCCAGTCCCAGAATCCGCAAGCGTTGCAAAAACGATGTGTCTGAGATGCGGAGAGATTATCGAACTGCCGGTTCAGGGGCCAGCGAGGAGCTCGGTGTGCCCGGCAGGACACAATGTTGTGAGCACGGTTTCGCTAGAGGATTTGGGCGTGTTTATTTCAGGTGTCCCCTACTGTAAGAAGTGCAACTCGCCGATGCGGATTTGCAAAGGATATCGTGGTCAGTTTTGGGGATGCCCTGGCTATCCCAAATGCAGATTTACCCGCCATTTTGGTGGAGAAACCGAGGCAACCAGCCGCAGCCGTAATCGGCGAGGTCGCTGA
- a CDS encoding helix-turn-helix domain-containing protein: protein MAISFSVRVAAAESGLSERTIHAAIKSGRLEAMRVGRRVLITPGALEDYLQGKPGRSKAGAK from the coding sequence ATGGCAATCAGCTTTTCGGTCAGGGTAGCGGCAGCGGAATCCGGGCTGTCCGAGCGCACTATCCACGCAGCAATCAAGAGCGGTCGGTTAGAGGCCATGCGCGTCGGACGGCGAGTCCTCATCACGCCGGGAGCTTTGGAGGACTACCTGCAAGGCAAACCCGGCAGGAGCAAGGCAGGTGCAAAGTGA
- the fbp gene encoding class 1 fructose-bisphosphatase, whose protein sequence is MITTFQQHIQAQQQSISEASGTFSYLLAGITLATKMIQAKIRLAALDGAIGAYGQTNVQGEQQQKLDVYANEVLLHCLGLKDSVAALVSEEDEEPVTFDRAQGGVNTGKYIIVFDPLDGSSNIDVNVNVGTIFSILRRRTEGDLNASILRPGHTQVAAGYVVYGPSTILVYTAGNGVHSFILDPAIGAFVLSEERMMMPEQGTYYSTNEANAATWPQAYRDYLELLRSGGLGKEYSSRYIGSLVADFHRTLLKGGVFLYPPTLKQSKGKLRLLYEANPLAFIAEQAGGMAIGHGNRILDIEPEGIHQRTPFMVGSKREMEALAEVLAG, encoded by the coding sequence ATGATTACGACCTTTCAGCAGCACATCCAGGCGCAGCAGCAGAGCATCAGCGAGGCCAGCGGCACCTTCAGCTATCTCCTCGCTGGCATAACGCTCGCCACTAAGATGATCCAGGCGAAGATCCGCCTCGCCGCCCTGGACGGCGCAATCGGTGCCTATGGCCAGACGAACGTCCAGGGCGAGCAGCAGCAGAAGCTCGACGTCTACGCCAACGAGGTTCTGCTCCACTGCCTCGGCCTCAAGGACTCAGTCGCCGCCCTCGTCAGCGAAGAAGACGAAGAGCCCGTCACCTTCGACCGCGCGCAAGGCGGCGTGAACACCGGCAAGTACATCATCGTCTTCGACCCTCTCGACGGGTCTTCAAATATTGACGTGAACGTCAACGTCGGCACCATCTTCAGCATCCTCCGCCGCCGCACCGAAGGCGACCTCAACGCCTCTATCCTTCGACCCGGCCACACCCAGGTCGCCGCGGGCTACGTGGTCTACGGTCCGTCAACCATCCTCGTCTATACCGCCGGAAACGGTGTCCATAGCTTCATCCTCGACCCCGCCATCGGTGCCTTCGTCCTCAGCGAAGAGCGCATGATGATGCCCGAGCAGGGGACCTACTACAGCACCAATGAGGCCAACGCCGCCACCTGGCCGCAGGCCTATCGTGACTACCTCGAACTTCTCCGCTCCGGTGGTCTCGGCAAGGAGTACAGCTCCCGTTACATCGGCTCGCTCGTCGCCGACTTCCACCGCACCCTGCTCAAGGGCGGCGTCTTTCTCTACCCGCCCACGCTCAAGCAGTCCAAGGGCAAGCTCCGCCTCCTCTACGAGGCCAACCCCCTCGCCTTCATCGCCGAACAAGCCGGCGGCATGGCCATCGGCCACGGCAACCGTATCCTCGACATCGAACCCGAGGGCATTCACCAGCGCACCCCCTTCATGGTCGGCAGCAAGCGCGAGATGGAGGCGCTCGCCGAGGTGCTGGCCGGATGA